A stretch of Acidobacteriota bacterium DNA encodes these proteins:
- a CDS encoding ABC transporter ATP-binding protein produces the protein MSAMLQIDGLVRHFGGVHAVDNVSFNVDRGQVLGFIGPNGAGKTTTMRILATLDTPQGGDARIGSYSVVDDPEEVRRITGFMPDYAGVYANTTVEEYLDFFARGHDLRGDDRRKAVAHIIDFMGIGDLRDRHVESLSKGLKQRIALGRAIIHDPEVLILDEPAANLDPRARIEFRALIRELASDGKTILLSSHILTELSEMCDVITIIEKGRILANGTVQDVLESVRKRRLLSVRVAGPAGPAGPLDALERFLLDQPGVTNVHEAGRCLQFEFDGGDDAQVQLVARLVAAGIPVLEIGAHSAGLEDLFIEITKGRVQ, from the coding sequence ATGAGCGCGATGCTGCAGATCGACGGGCTCGTCCGCCACTTCGGCGGCGTGCACGCCGTGGACAACGTGTCGTTCAACGTGGACCGCGGACAGGTGCTCGGGTTCATCGGTCCCAACGGCGCGGGCAAGACAACGACGATGCGGATCCTGGCGACGCTTGACACACCGCAGGGAGGGGATGCGCGCATCGGCAGCTATTCGGTGGTGGACGATCCGGAAGAAGTGCGGCGGATCACAGGCTTCATGCCCGACTACGCCGGCGTCTACGCGAATACCACGGTCGAGGAGTACCTGGATTTCTTCGCGCGCGGGCACGATCTCAGGGGCGACGATCGCCGGAAGGCGGTGGCCCACATCATCGACTTCATGGGCATCGGGGATCTGCGCGACCGCCACGTCGAGAGCCTGTCGAAAGGGCTCAAGCAGCGCATCGCGCTCGGCCGCGCCATCATCCACGATCCCGAGGTGCTCATCCTCGATGAACCGGCGGCGAACCTCGATCCGCGGGCGCGCATCGAGTTTCGCGCCCTGATCCGCGAACTGGCCTCCGACGGAAAGACGATCCTCCTGAGCTCGCACATCCTGACTGAGCTCTCCGAGATGTGCGATGTGATCACGATCATCGAGAAGGGCCGAATCCTGGCCAACGGGACGGTGCAGGACGTGCTCGAGAGCGTCCGGAAACGCCGCCTGTTGTCCGTGCGCGTCGCGGGACCCGCCGGACCGGCCGGACCCCTTGACGCGCTCGAGCGGTTCCTGCTCGATCAACCCGGCGTCACGAACGTCCACGAAGCGGGCCGGTGCCTTCAGTTCGAATTCGACGGCGGCGACGACGCGCAGGTCCAGCTCGTCGCCCGTCTTGTTGCCGCGGGGATCCCCGTGCTCGAGATCGGCGCGCACAGCGCCGGCCTGGAGGATCTGTTCATCGAGATCACGAAGGGCCGCGTGCAATGA
- a CDS encoding DUF58 domain-containing protein, which produces MATSPIDWGSIRAAAQVRLAMPRVPLRGRAGERLGAGMGASLEFEDYRPYGPGDDLRHVDWAAYARTEVLAVRLYRDEVAPRVDLLIDNSRSMTVTGGKFRAHGELSGLLALACASTVADTRVITASGAEPRPLHVPEDLDRVFACDARLSALEGGHLPLRRGSVRLVVSDFLFPHDADALIARLARDCAWLAVVQLVAAEEAEPVPEGGRRLVDVEGGGELDLVIDEAAVRDYHARFARLRLGLSKAARRVGAPFIYIVAGTPLREVARALAAAGVVETK; this is translated from the coding sequence ATGGCGACCTCACCGATTGATTGGGGTTCGATCCGGGCGGCCGCCCAGGTGCGGCTGGCCATGCCGCGCGTGCCCCTGCGCGGTCGCGCCGGCGAACGGCTCGGGGCCGGAATGGGCGCGTCGCTCGAGTTCGAAGACTATCGGCCCTACGGACCCGGTGATGATCTGCGGCATGTGGACTGGGCTGCGTACGCGCGCACCGAGGTCCTCGCCGTGCGCCTCTACCGAGACGAGGTCGCACCACGCGTCGACCTGCTCATCGACAACAGCCGGTCTATGACTGTGACGGGCGGGAAATTTCGCGCCCACGGTGAACTGTCGGGGTTGCTGGCGCTCGCGTGCGCATCAACAGTCGCCGATACGCGAGTCATCACGGCGTCAGGCGCAGAGCCGAGGCCGCTCCACGTGCCCGAAGATCTCGACCGCGTCTTCGCCTGTGACGCCCGCCTGTCCGCGCTCGAAGGCGGCCATCTGCCCTTGAGGCGCGGATCGGTGCGCCTGGTCGTGAGCGATTTCCTGTTTCCGCACGACGCCGACGCGCTTATCGCACGGCTGGCGCGCGACTGCGCGTGGCTCGCGGTGGTCCAACTCGTCGCCGCCGAGGAAGCGGAGCCCGTGCCCGAGGGCGGCCGACGCCTGGTTGATGTGGAGGGTGGAGGCGAACTCGATCTCGTGATCGACGAGGCGGCCGTTCGCGACTATCACGCGCGGTTCGCCCGCTTGCGGCTGGGCCTGTCAAAAGCCGCGCGGCGTGTGGGCGCGCCCTTCATCTACATCGTCGCCGGGACGCCGCTGCGCGAAGTCGCGCGGGCGCTGGCGGCCGCTGGAGTGGTGGAGACGAAATGA